From Candidatus Dormiibacterota bacterium, a single genomic window includes:
- the glgB gene encoding 1,4-alpha-glucan branching protein GlgB, producing the protein MSPARRPTDPGTTTPPLPELGEDAVRLLSGEQHEPHRILGAHPLGNETVVRALHPSAERCTVIWEGGETPLERLEGGIFQGRVPVAELPAYRLRFDEAERSWVMDDPYRFLPTLGDLDLHLIGEGQHRELWRRLGARVIEHQGVIGTAFAVWAPNARSVRLVSDAGYWDDRLHPMRSLGSSGVWELFLPGVGAGCHYKFSITGADGRRVLKADPLARAAETPPATASVVDVSQHRWADDEWIAGRVAADPAVRPMSAYEVHLGSWRRRGEAGEQLLTYREAAAELGDYCRAMGFTHVEFLPLAEHPFGGSWGYQVSGYYAPTSRFGSPDDLRAMIDELHQRGIGVILDWVPAHFPRDEWALARFDGTALYEHIDPRRGEHPDWGTLVFNFGRNEVRNFLVANARYWIEEFHIDGLRVDAVASMLYLDYSRQPGQWIPNPYGGRENLEAIEFLREVNSTVREQHPGVMMIAEESTAWPGVSRPAATGGLGFSFKWNMGWMHDTLSYFSLDSIFRRYHHHQLTFGLWYAFSERFVLPVSHDEVVHGKGSLFGKMPGDRWQKFANLRSLLAWMWAHPGKQLLFMGSEFGQEREWRHDDSLDWHLLEQPDHAGVQHLVRDLNLAYAAEPALWQRDDTPEGFRWIDAGNSDQNVLSFIRVDGGGRPGLVCVANLSPVVHENFRVGLPRPGRWREVLNTDAGTYGGSGVGNLGSVLADDTEWNGQPHSAAMSLPPLAVLWLTPDE; encoded by the coding sequence ATGAGCCCTGCACGCCGTCCGACCGACCCCGGCACCACCACACCTCCGCTCCCCGAGCTCGGTGAGGACGCCGTCCGGCTGCTCAGCGGCGAGCAGCACGAGCCCCACCGCATCCTCGGCGCCCACCCCCTCGGCAACGAGACCGTGGTGCGCGCCCTCCATCCCTCGGCGGAGCGCTGCACGGTGATCTGGGAGGGCGGTGAGACCCCGCTGGAGCGCCTCGAGGGCGGCATCTTCCAGGGCCGGGTGCCGGTTGCCGAGCTTCCCGCCTACCGGCTGCGCTTCGACGAGGCGGAGCGCAGCTGGGTGATGGACGACCCCTACCGCTTCCTCCCCACCCTCGGCGACCTCGACCTCCACCTCATCGGCGAGGGCCAGCACCGCGAGCTCTGGCGCCGCCTCGGCGCCCGGGTGATCGAGCACCAGGGGGTGATCGGCACCGCCTTCGCGGTCTGGGCGCCCAACGCCCGCAGCGTCCGGCTGGTCAGCGACGCCGGCTACTGGGACGACCGCCTCCACCCGATGCGATCGCTCGGCTCCTCCGGGGTCTGGGAGCTGTTCCTCCCCGGAGTGGGTGCCGGCTGCCACTACAAGTTCTCGATCACCGGGGCCGACGGCCGCCGGGTGCTCAAGGCCGACCCCCTGGCCCGGGCCGCGGAGACCCCGCCCGCGACCGCGAGCGTGGTCGACGTCAGCCAGCACCGCTGGGCCGACGACGAGTGGATCGCCGGCCGGGTGGCCGCCGACCCCGCGGTGCGGCCGATGTCCGCGTACGAGGTGCACCTGGGCTCCTGGCGGCGACGCGGCGAGGCCGGCGAGCAGCTGCTGACCTACCGCGAGGCGGCGGCGGAGCTGGGCGACTACTGCCGCGCGATGGGGTTCACCCACGTCGAGTTCCTGCCCCTCGCCGAGCACCCCTTCGGCGGCTCCTGGGGCTACCAGGTGAGCGGCTACTACGCGCCCACCTCGCGCTTCGGCTCGCCCGACGACCTCCGGGCGATGATCGACGAGCTCCACCAGCGCGGCATCGGCGTCATCCTCGACTGGGTGCCCGCCCACTTCCCGCGCGACGAGTGGGCGCTGGCGAGGTTCGACGGCACCGCCCTCTACGAGCACATCGACCCCCGCCGCGGCGAGCACCCCGACTGGGGCACCCTGGTCTTCAACTTCGGGCGCAACGAGGTGCGCAACTTCCTGGTCGCCAACGCCCGGTACTGGATCGAGGAGTTCCACATCGACGGCCTGCGCGTCGACGCCGTCGCCTCGATGCTCTACCTCGACTACTCGCGGCAGCCCGGCCAGTGGATCCCCAACCCGTACGGCGGCCGCGAGAACCTCGAGGCCATCGAGTTCCTCCGCGAGGTCAACTCGACGGTCCGCGAGCAGCACCCCGGCGTGATGATGATCGCCGAGGAGTCGACCGCCTGGCCGGGGGTGAGCCGGCCCGCCGCCACCGGCGGCCTCGGCTTCTCCTTCAAGTGGAACATGGGCTGGATGCACGACACCCTGTCGTACTTCTCGCTCGACTCCATCTTCCGCCGCTACCACCATCACCAGCTCACCTTCGGCCTCTGGTACGCGTTCAGCGAGCGCTTCGTGCTGCCCGTCAGCCACGACGAGGTGGTCCACGGCAAGGGCTCGCTGTTCGGCAAGATGCCCGGCGACCGCTGGCAGAAGTTCGCCAACCTGCGCTCCCTGCTCGCCTGGATGTGGGCCCACCCCGGCAAGCAGCTGCTGTTCATGGGCTCGGAGTTCGGCCAGGAGCGGGAGTGGCGGCACGACGATTCGCTCGACTGGCACCTGCTCGAGCAGCCCGACCACGCCGGGGTGCAGCACCTGGTCCGCGATCTCAACCTCGCCTACGCGGCGGAGCCGGCGCTGTGGCAGCGCGACGACACCCCGGAGGGCTTCCGCTGGATCGATGCGGGCAACTCCGACCAGAACGTGCTGTCCTTCATCCGGGTCGACGGCGGGGGCCGGCCCGGGCTGGTCTGCGTCGCCAACCTGTCCCCGGTGGTCCACGAGAACTTCCGGGTCGGCCTGCCTCGCCCGGGCCGCTGGCGCGAGGTGCTGAACACCGACGCCGGGACCTACGGCGGCAGCGGCGTCGGCAACCTCGGGAGCGTGCTCGCGGACGACACCGAGTGGAACGGCCAACCCCACTCGGCGGCGATGAGCCTGCCCCCGCTGGCGGTGCTCTGGCTGACCCCGGACGAGTGA
- a CDS encoding TraR/DksA C4-type zinc finger protein, with product MERARQLLLAERERLLALREATARLVGEDVEATAAELSHADQHPADEATELFEEERDLGVEHDVDHLIAEVDAALQRVDEGRYGICEACGKPIPDERLEAVPAARYCVEDQARRERGLLG from the coding sequence ATGGAGCGGGCCCGTCAGCTCCTGCTCGCCGAACGTGAGCGGCTGCTGGCACTCAGAGAGGCAACGGCGCGGCTCGTCGGCGAGGACGTCGAGGCCACGGCCGCTGAGCTGAGCCATGCCGACCAGCACCCCGCCGACGAGGCCACCGAGCTGTTCGAGGAGGAGCGCGACCTCGGGGTCGAGCACGACGTCGACCACCTGATCGCCGAGGTCGACGCCGCCCTGCAGCGGGTCGACGAGGGCCGCTACGGGATCTGCGAGGCCTGCGGCAAGCCCATCCCCGACGAGCGGCTGGAGGCCGTGCCCGCCGCCCGTTACTGTGTCGAGGACCAGGCCCGCCGGGAGAGGGGGCTGCTCGGGTGA